In Rattus rattus isolate New Zealand chromosome 3, Rrattus_CSIRO_v1, whole genome shotgun sequence, one genomic interval encodes:
- the Gnb4 gene encoding guanine nucleotide-binding protein subunit beta-4 — protein MSELEQLRQEAEQLRNQIQDARKACNDATLVQITSNMDSVGRIQMRTRRTLRGHLAKIYAMHWGYDSRLLVSASQDGKLIIWDSYTTNKMHAIPLRSSWVMTCAYAPSGNYVACGGLDNICSIYNLKTREGNVRVSRELPGHTGYLSCCRFLDDGQIITSSGDTTCALWDIETGQQTTTFTGHSGDVMSLSLSPDLKTFVSGACDASSKLWDIRDGMCRQSFTGHISDINAVSFFPSGYAFATGSDDATCRLFDLRADQELLLYSHDNIICGITSVAFSKSGRLLLAGYDDFNCSVWDALKGGRAGVLAGHDNRVSCLGVTDDGMAVATGSWDSFLRIWN, from the exons ATCACGTCTAACATGGACTCCGTGGGCCGAATACAAATGCGAACAAGGCGCACGCTGCGCGGCCACCTCGCCAAGATCTACGCCATGCACTGGGGATACGATTCCAG GCTACTAGTCAGTGCTTCCCAAGATGGAAAATTAATTATTTGGGATAGCTATACAACAAATAAG ATGCACGCCATCCCGCTGAGGTCCTCCTGGGTCATGACCTGTGCCTATGCCCCGTCTGGGAACTACGTAGCCTGTGGAGGCTTGGACAACATCTGCTCCATATACAACCTGAAGACTCGTGAGGGCAACGTGAGAGTGAGCCGGGAGCTGCCAGGGCACACAG GCTACTTGTCCTGCTGCCGATTCTTAGATGACGGACAAATCATTACAAGTTCTGGAGACACGACTTG TGCTTTGTGGGACATTGAGACCGGACAGCAGACGACCACCTTCACAGGACACTCGGGGGACGTGATGAGCCTCTCACTGAGTCCTGACTTGAAGACCTTTGTTTCTGGTGCTTGCGATGCATCTTCAAAACTGTGGGATATCCGAGACGGGATGTGTAGACAGTCTTTCACAGGACACATCTCAGACATCAATGCTGTCAGC TTCTTCCCCAGTGGATATGCCTTTGCCACTGGTTCTGATGACGCCACCTGCCGACTCTTTGACCTCCGTGCAGACCAGGAGCTCCTGCTGTATTCCCATGACAATATCATCTGTGGCATCACTTCTGTGGCCTTCTCAAAGAGCGGGCGCCTCCTGCTAGCCGGCTATGACGACTTCAACTGCAGTGTGTGGGACGCTCTGAAAGGAGGTCGGGCAG GTGTCCTTGCTGGTCATGACAACCGTGTTAGCTGCTTAGGTGTGACTGATGACGGCATGGCTGTGGCCACTGGCTCCTGGGACAGTTTTCTCAGAATCTGGAATTGA